A genomic region of Planococcus kocurii contains the following coding sequences:
- the pfkA gene encoding 6-phosphofructokinase, whose translation MKKIGVLTSGGDSPGMNAAIRAVVRKGIFHGIEVAGVYSGYQGLIEGTIKTLEAGDVGDIIQRGGTKLFSARCEEFRTEAGQLKAIEQMKKAGLEGLVVIGGDGSYQGAMALTERGFPCVGVPGTIDNDIPGTDYTIGFDTALNTVIEAIDKIRDTATSHERTFIVEVMGRDAGDLALWAGLAGGAETILIPEESYNIDDMIDRLQKGRNRGKRHSIIIVAEGVMNGNELKALIKEKADIETRVSVLGHIQRGGSPTARDRVLGSLFGARAVEVLLEGVGGRAIGMKNHQVVDYDMTEAFTAEHNADMSLYTLSKELAI comes from the coding sequence ATGAAGAAAATTGGAGTTTTGACAAGCGGGGGAGATTCACCTGGCATGAACGCTGCTATTCGAGCAGTTGTTCGAAAAGGAATTTTTCATGGCATTGAAGTGGCTGGCGTTTATTCCGGATACCAGGGATTAATCGAGGGCACTATTAAAACGCTAGAAGCAGGGGACGTCGGTGACATCATCCAGCGTGGAGGAACGAAGTTATTCTCAGCACGTTGCGAAGAATTCCGTACAGAAGCTGGCCAATTAAAAGCAATTGAACAAATGAAAAAAGCCGGTCTTGAAGGACTGGTTGTTATCGGTGGAGACGGTTCGTACCAAGGAGCGATGGCTTTGACCGAAAGAGGTTTTCCGTGTGTCGGTGTTCCAGGAACTATTGATAACGATATTCCAGGAACCGACTACACAATCGGTTTTGATACGGCGTTGAATACAGTTATCGAAGCAATCGATAAAATTCGTGACACTGCAACGAGCCATGAACGAACGTTTATTGTCGAAGTGATGGGCCGTGATGCAGGTGACTTGGCATTATGGGCCGGGCTTGCGGGTGGAGCAGAAACTATTCTGATTCCTGAAGAAAGCTACAATATCGATGACATGATCGACCGTTTACAAAAAGGCCGTAATCGTGGCAAGCGTCACAGTATTATTATTGTGGCCGAAGGGGTTATGAATGGTAACGAACTAAAAGCTCTTATTAAAGAAAAAGCAGATATTGAAACACGGGTTTCAGTACTGGGTCATATTCAACGTGGTGGATCACCAACTGCGCGAGATCGTGTTTTAGGAAGTTTGTTCGGTGCACGGGCAGTGGAAGTTCTTCTTGAAGGCGTCGGAGGCAGGGCTATTGGCATGAAGAATCACCAAGTGGTAGACTATGATATGACAGAAGCATTTACTGCAGAGCATAATGCTGATATGAGTTTGTATACATTATCTAAAGAATTAGCAATTTAA
- the accA gene encoding acetyl-CoA carboxylase carboxyl transferase subunit alpha, producing the protein MVKKNGKKTLPFEEPLIQLRAKISELKDYTANAEVDLSSEIKSLEERFSKLEEEIYENMKPWDRVQVARHPERPTTLDYIPMIFNDFIELHGDRLYGDDAAIVSGIASFHGQPVTIIGHQRGKDTKENVRRNFGMPHPEGYRKALRLMKQAEKFKRPIICLIDTKGAYPGKAAEERGQSEAIARNLVEMAGLEVPVLSIVIGEGGSGGALALGVGNQILMLENSTFSVISPEGAASILWKDSALAQTAAEAMKITAPDLLEMKIIEHMIPEVRGGAHHNPQKQAAIISEAIRRSLEELNGMSGEELIEQRYNKFKSIGVFSE; encoded by the coding sequence ATGGTTAAAAAGAACGGTAAAAAAACATTGCCTTTTGAAGAACCACTTATTCAGCTGCGTGCAAAAATCTCTGAGCTAAAAGATTACACAGCAAACGCTGAAGTAGACTTGAGTTCAGAAATCAAGTCTTTAGAAGAGCGTTTCTCTAAACTAGAAGAAGAAATTTACGAAAACATGAAACCTTGGGACCGTGTTCAAGTGGCTCGTCATCCTGAACGACCAACAACGCTCGATTACATACCGATGATTTTTAACGATTTCATTGAATTGCATGGAGATCGCTTGTACGGAGATGACGCTGCCATCGTTAGTGGAATCGCTTCTTTCCACGGTCAGCCGGTTACTATTATCGGCCATCAGCGTGGCAAGGACACAAAAGAAAATGTTCGTCGTAATTTTGGTATGCCTCATCCTGAAGGCTATCGAAAAGCCTTGCGGCTAATGAAGCAAGCTGAAAAATTCAAGCGTCCTATCATTTGCTTGATTGACACAAAAGGCGCCTATCCTGGAAAAGCTGCAGAAGAACGCGGACAAAGTGAGGCCATTGCACGTAATTTAGTCGAAATGGCTGGACTTGAAGTGCCGGTTTTGTCAATTGTCATCGGTGAAGGTGGAAGTGGTGGTGCACTAGCACTTGGTGTCGGAAATCAAATTTTAATGCTAGAGAATTCGACATTCTCTGTTATCTCTCCTGAAGGAGCAGCATCCATTTTGTGGAAAGATTCTGCGTTAGCACAAACAGCTGCTGAAGCGATGAAAATTACAGCGCCTGACCTTTTGGAAATGAAAATAATTGAACATATGATTCCTGAAGTGCGTGGGGGTGCGCATCACAATCCTCAAAAGCAAGCAGCCATCATTTCAGAAGCAATCAGACGTTCATTGGAAGAGTTGAACGGGATGTCTGGAGAAGAGCTGATTGAACAGCGTTATAACAAATTCAAATCAATTGGTGTATTCAGCGAATGA
- a CDS encoding FadR/GntR family transcriptional regulator gives MNQSKRYLDIVRDIRDMIRQEKIKPGERIPSERELAETMQVGRSTLREALRSLELLGLIETRRGEGTFLSDHRNHKLVEVLSTFVLQDNRSHEDVWETRLLHEIAAIHIICRNETISQMKVWDSFRLRLKDESFQRQDFVRELMVLSGNRLSLKIWFLLTQYSGNPYDGTISFDEIDFMNSILVAIEQQDADTAIREFRTWSDWLKKERTHNGNHS, from the coding sequence AGGAAAAAATCAAGCCTGGAGAGCGCATTCCATCTGAAAGAGAATTGGCTGAAACGATGCAAGTGGGCCGTTCAACATTGCGAGAAGCGCTTCGTAGTCTTGAACTGTTGGGGTTGATTGAGACTCGTAGAGGAGAAGGTACCTTTTTGTCTGATCACAGAAACCATAAATTGGTTGAAGTTCTATCAACTTTTGTTTTACAGGATAATCGGTCACATGAAGATGTCTGGGAAACTCGGTTGCTTCATGAAATCGCTGCTATTCATATAATTTGTCGAAATGAAACCATTAGCCAAATGAAAGTTTGGGACAGTTTTCGGTTGCGCTTAAAAGATGAAAGTTTTCAGCGTCAAGACTTTGTTAGAGAACTAATGGTCTTGTCTGGCAATCGTTTGTCGTTAAAAATTTGGTTTTTGCTTACGCAATATAGTGGCAACCCATATGATGGAACCATTTCTTTTGATGAAATTGATTTTATGAACAGTATACTAGTAGCAATCGAGCAACAAGACGCAGATACAGCTATTCGAGAGTTTCGAACTTGGAGTGACTGGCTAAAAAAGGAGAGAACACACAATGGCAATCATTCGTGA
- the accD gene encoding acetyl-CoA carboxylase, carboxyltransferase subunit beta produces MAIIRDIFKRNKDSKEATMPSKSAKDVPEGLMTKCPSCKEITLTKDLEKNKKVCPKCDHHFKMTAYERINSLLDGDSFESMDDHLKSQNPLGFPGYTEKVQADSEKTGLNEAVLTGSGKLQGQDIVLAVMDSHFRMGSMGSVVGEKITRAIEAATERKLPFIIFTASGGARMQEGVLSLMQMAKTSVALKRHSNEGLLFVSVLTHPTTGGVSASFASVGDINIAEPKALIGFAGRRVIEQTVREKLPEDFQTAEFLLAHGQLDAVVHRASMQHTLATIVRLHTKGAVTNG; encoded by the coding sequence ATGGCAATCATTCGTGATATTTTTAAACGCAATAAAGATAGCAAAGAAGCAACCATGCCGTCAAAATCTGCAAAAGATGTACCAGAAGGTTTGATGACGAAATGTCCTTCTTGCAAGGAAATTACCTTAACAAAAGATTTAGAAAAAAATAAAAAAGTTTGCCCGAAATGCGATCATCATTTTAAAATGACCGCTTACGAACGGATAAATAGTTTATTGGATGGAGACAGCTTCGAGTCAATGGACGACCATTTGAAATCACAAAATCCGCTTGGCTTTCCAGGATATACGGAAAAAGTTCAAGCAGACAGCGAAAAAACTGGTTTGAACGAAGCCGTGTTAACGGGTTCTGGTAAACTGCAAGGACAAGATATTGTGTTAGCTGTAATGGATTCGCATTTCCGTATGGGTTCAATGGGCTCGGTTGTCGGTGAAAAAATTACGCGCGCCATTGAAGCGGCTACAGAACGCAAATTGCCATTTATCATTTTCACAGCGAGTGGCGGTGCGCGTATGCAAGAAGGGGTTTTATCTCTAATGCAAATGGCGAAAACCAGTGTAGCATTAAAGCGTCACAGCAATGAAGGTTTACTTTTTGTGTCAGTCTTGACGCATCCAACAACAGGTGGTGTATCAGCAAGTTTTGCATCAGTAGGAGACATCAATATTGCCGAACCAAAAGCACTGATCGGTTTTGCAGGTCGTCGCGTTATTGAGCAAACCGTCCGCGAAAAATTGCCGGAAGATTTTCAGACTGCTGAGTTTTTATTGGCGCATGGTCAATTAGATGCAGTTGTCCACCGTGCTTCGATGCAACATACACTGGCGACCATCGTGCGCCTTCACACGAAAGGAGCTGTCACAAATGGTTAA